Proteins encoded within one genomic window of Amorphoplanes friuliensis DSM 7358:
- a CDS encoding DUF1800 domain-containing protein, translating into MKTKPEPTRRAVLGGAVAAAATVAGGLTLDAALAVPAAAATSVPTDLVSADPLAHLLRRATFGPTPAALAEITKLGAASWLDRQLDPAKIDDSALDSLLTRLPLAGADIATVRAKLPVHSYDAFGQLGRAAVARAIWSNRQLFESTAAFWANHLHIAAPSSGVWDSRPDYDRTVTRKHTFGRFADMLKAAARHPAMLTYLDNRSSTKTLPNENYARELMELHTVGMIYSEADVQAAAKLLTGLTVNSTGTYAYTAAKHATGAVRILGFSHANSTAEGGEAAALAFLDHLSKHPATAERLATKLCHRFVADDAPATLVAKLAQVYLDNDTAIVPVLRALFTSPEFAASIGQKVRTPFEDLVASVRTLGLGPEASGVKALDALYNNLVNAGNAPFRWSPPNGFPDFAAAWASPSAFVMRCNNHLNLATGWYPKQLTRPTDMLKALVPVLPATYGGLVNALATRLIGTTLPADHVAAVLSVAGKLPTSSLTSSDKSIAGSLPYLIALVLDSPSFQLR; encoded by the coding sequence ATGAAGACGAAGCCTGAGCCGACCCGCCGCGCCGTTCTCGGTGGTGCCGTGGCCGCAGCCGCGACCGTTGCCGGGGGCCTGACCCTCGACGCGGCGCTGGCCGTGCCCGCCGCCGCCGCGACCTCCGTGCCGACCGACCTCGTCTCCGCCGACCCGCTGGCGCACCTGCTGCGCCGCGCCACGTTCGGCCCGACCCCGGCGGCGCTCGCCGAGATCACCAAGCTCGGTGCCGCCAGCTGGCTGGACCGCCAGCTAGACCCCGCGAAGATCGACGACTCGGCGCTGGACTCGCTGCTGACCCGCCTGCCGCTGGCCGGCGCGGACATCGCGACGGTACGCGCCAAGCTGCCCGTGCACTCCTACGACGCGTTCGGCCAGCTGGGCCGGGCCGCGGTCGCCCGGGCGATCTGGAGCAACCGGCAGCTCTTCGAGAGCACGGCCGCGTTCTGGGCCAACCACCTGCACATCGCCGCGCCCTCGAGCGGTGTCTGGGACAGCCGCCCCGACTACGACAGGACCGTGACCCGGAAGCACACGTTCGGGCGGTTCGCCGACATGCTCAAGGCGGCGGCCCGGCACCCGGCGATGCTCACGTACCTCGACAACCGGTCGTCGACCAAGACGCTGCCGAACGAGAACTACGCCCGCGAGCTGATGGAGCTGCACACCGTCGGCATGATCTACAGCGAGGCGGACGTACAGGCGGCGGCCAAACTGCTCACGGGCCTGACCGTCAACAGCACCGGCACGTACGCGTACACGGCCGCCAAGCACGCCACCGGTGCCGTGCGGATCCTCGGCTTCAGCCACGCCAACAGCACCGCGGAGGGTGGCGAGGCGGCCGCGCTGGCGTTCCTCGACCACCTGTCCAAGCACCCGGCGACCGCCGAGCGCCTCGCCACCAAGCTGTGCCACCGCTTCGTCGCCGACGACGCCCCGGCCACGCTGGTCGCGAAGCTCGCCCAGGTCTACCTCGACAACGACACCGCGATCGTGCCGGTGCTGCGTGCGCTGTTCACCTCACCCGAGTTCGCCGCGTCGATCGGTCAGAAGGTGCGGACGCCGTTCGAGGACCTGGTCGCGTCCGTGCGTACCCTCGGTCTGGGTCCGGAGGCCTCGGGGGTCAAGGCCCTCGACGCGCTCTACAACAACCTGGTCAACGCCGGGAACGCCCCTTTCCGCTGGAGCCCGCCGAACGGCTTCCCCGACTTCGCCGCCGCCTGGGCGTCGCCGTCGGCGTTTGTCATGCGCTGCAACAACCACCTGAACCTCGCCACCGGCTGGTACCCCAAGCAGCTCACCCGCCCCACGGACATGCTCAAGGCACTCGTCCCGGTTCTGCCGGCAACTTACGGCGGACTGGTGAACGCCCTGGCCACGCGCCTGATCGGGACCACACTTCCCGCCGACCACGTCGCCGCCGTGCTAAGCGTCGCGGGCAAGCTGCCGACCAGTTCTCTGACCAGCAGTGACAAGTCGATCGCCGGAAGCCTTCCGTACCTGATCGCCCTTGTCCTCGACTCGCCGTCCTTCCAGCTGAGGTGA
- a CDS encoding DUF1501 domain-containing protein produces the protein MTAQACCDENKKLLTRRGVLGRGLAAGAAGALTGLVGEGLSTRLAFAADAYAGDTLVVLSLRGGFDGLSAIAPIGDPDYYKARPTIALPKSSAIGGNTMFGLHPALAPLLPMWKNGNLAAVHAVGQPNPTRSHFAAMEEMERAAAGTSVRSGWLDRMLGQTGATGPLAGVSLGNSMPSRLMSGPSTDISMATVDGLTLAGDSAKRPIAESLRKMYASAPGLLAAPALAADAALKATTSLRATAYTPANGAAYPATPLGAALRDVARMIKAKVGLATAAVDCGDWDMHEGLGTAVKGQRMYDNLLETANALAAFAADLGPAGMANVTLVTVSEFGRRVTENASRGVDHGHGNAMLLMGGGIKGGTVYGTWPTLAPGALVAGDLAATTDYRAVIGEILQKRCGFGSLTDVFPGVTPAAFGLAAAR, from the coding sequence ATGACTGCACAGGCCTGCTGTGACGAGAACAAGAAGCTGCTGACCCGCCGGGGTGTGCTGGGCCGGGGCCTCGCCGCCGGTGCGGCCGGCGCCCTGACCGGCCTCGTCGGCGAAGGGTTGTCGACACGCCTGGCGTTCGCCGCCGACGCGTACGCGGGTGACACCCTCGTGGTGCTGTCCCTGCGCGGCGGATTCGACGGGCTGTCGGCGATCGCACCGATCGGCGACCCGGACTACTACAAGGCCCGCCCGACGATCGCCCTGCCGAAGAGCTCGGCGATCGGCGGCAACACCATGTTCGGCCTGCACCCGGCCCTGGCGCCGCTGCTGCCGATGTGGAAGAACGGCAACCTCGCCGCGGTGCACGCCGTCGGCCAGCCGAACCCCACCCGCTCCCACTTCGCGGCGATGGAAGAGATGGAACGCGCCGCCGCCGGCACGTCGGTGCGCAGCGGCTGGCTCGACCGGATGCTGGGCCAGACCGGCGCGACGGGCCCGCTCGCGGGTGTCTCGCTGGGCAACTCCATGCCCTCGCGCCTCATGAGCGGACCCTCCACCGACATCTCCATGGCGACGGTCGACGGTCTGACCCTGGCCGGCGACAGCGCCAAACGCCCGATCGCCGAGTCCCTGCGCAAGATGTACGCCTCGGCGCCCGGCCTGCTCGCCGCGCCCGCCCTGGCCGCCGACGCCGCCCTGAAGGCGACCACCAGCCTGCGCGCGACGGCGTACACCCCGGCGAACGGTGCCGCGTACCCGGCAACACCGCTGGGGGCCGCCCTGCGCGACGTGGCCCGCATGATCAAGGCCAAGGTCGGCCTGGCCACCGCCGCCGTCGACTGCGGCGACTGGGACATGCACGAGGGCCTCGGCACCGCGGTCAAGGGCCAGCGCATGTACGACAACCTGCTGGAGACGGCCAACGCGCTGGCGGCCTTCGCGGCCGACCTCGGCCCGGCCGGCATGGCCAACGTGACGCTGGTGACGGTGAGCGAGTTCGGCCGCCGCGTCACCGAGAACGCTTCCCGCGGCGTCGACCACGGCCACGGCAACGCGATGCTCCTGATGGGCGGCGGCATCAAGGGCGGCACGGTCTACGGCACCTGGCCGACCCTCGCCCCGGGCGCGCTCGTCGCGGGCGACCTGGCCGCTACGACGGACTACCGCGCGGTGATCGGCGAGATCCTGCAGAAGCGCTGCGGGTTCGGTTCGCTGACCGACGTCTTCCCGGGCGTGACCCCGGCCGCCTTCGGCCTGGCCGCAGCCCGGTAA
- the mmsB gene encoding multiple monosaccharide ABC transporter permease produces the protein MSVAPTNADFAVAESPAAPAGPTGDSRRFNLNLRQSGIYIAFALIVVLFTILTGGDLLAPQNISNIIVQNSYILILAIGMILIIIAGHIDLSAGSVVAVCGAVAAVLMVNYDVPWPLALVITLIVGGIIGAWQGYWIAYFGIPAFIVTLAGMLLFRALTLTILGNRGIGPFPEPVRTLSNGFTESYLGNVGLGALGGADLFSILVGVVAVAGIVFTQWRTRLARLQYGQAVDPMPLFIGRIAVASLLVIAVTVQLARFKNLPWVLVLLAFLVLAYSLLTNRAVFGRQIYAVGGNLQAATLSGVKVKSVIFWIFVNMGVLAALAGVIFAGRLNQANPTAGNQFELDAIAAAFIGGAAVQGGVGKVVGAITGGLIMGVINNGMSLIGAQSETVLLVKGIVLLAAVAFDVWSKRRAGASR, from the coding sequence ATGTCTGTCGCACCCACCAACGCCGACTTCGCGGTGGCCGAGTCGCCGGCTGCGCCGGCCGGGCCGACGGGGGACTCCCGCAGGTTCAACCTGAACCTGCGCCAGAGCGGTATCTACATCGCGTTCGCGCTGATCGTGGTGCTGTTCACCATCCTCACGGGCGGTGACCTGCTGGCCCCCCAGAACATCAGCAACATCATCGTGCAGAACTCGTACATCCTGATCCTCGCGATCGGGATGATCCTGATCATCATCGCCGGCCACATCGACCTGTCCGCGGGTTCGGTGGTCGCGGTCTGCGGCGCGGTCGCCGCGGTCCTGATGGTCAACTACGACGTGCCGTGGCCGCTCGCGCTGGTGATCACCCTGATCGTCGGTGGCATCATCGGCGCCTGGCAGGGCTACTGGATCGCCTACTTCGGCATCCCGGCCTTCATCGTCACCCTGGCCGGCATGCTGCTGTTCCGCGCCCTGACGCTGACCATCCTCGGCAACCGCGGCATCGGCCCGTTCCCGGAGCCGGTCCGCACCCTGTCGAACGGCTTCACCGAGAGCTACCTGGGCAACGTCGGCCTCGGCGCCCTCGGCGGCGCGGACCTGTTCAGCATCCTGGTCGGCGTGGTCGCGGTCGCGGGCATCGTCTTCACCCAGTGGCGCACCCGCCTGGCCCGCCTCCAGTACGGCCAGGCCGTCGACCCGATGCCGCTCTTCATCGGCCGCATCGCCGTGGCGTCGCTGCTCGTCATCGCCGTCACCGTGCAGCTGGCCCGGTTCAAGAACCTCCCCTGGGTGCTGGTGCTGCTCGCGTTCCTCGTGCTCGCGTACTCGCTGCTCACCAACCGGGCGGTCTTCGGCCGCCAGATCTACGCGGTCGGCGGCAACCTCCAGGCCGCGACGCTCTCCGGCGTCAAGGTCAAGTCGGTCATCTTCTGGATCTTCGTGAACATGGGTGTCCTGGCCGCCCTGGCCGGCGTCATCTTCGCCGGCCGCCTCAACCAGGCCAACCCGACCGCCGGCAACCAGTTCGAGCTCGACGCCATCGCCGCGGCCTTCATCGGCGGCGCCGCCGTCCAGGGCGGCGTCGGCAAGGTCGTCGGCGCCATCACCGGCGGCCTGATCATGGGCGTGATCAACAACGGCATGTCCCTGATCGGCGCCCAGAGCGAAACAGTCCTCCTCGTCAAGGGCATCGTGCTGCTCGCCGCAGTCGCCTTCGACGTGTGGAGCAAGCGCCGCGCCGGCGCCTCCCGCTAA
- the mmsA gene encoding multiple monosaccharide ABC transporter ATP-binding protein, producing MSDTILQMQDITKTFPGVKALQDVNLSVRRGEIHAICGENGAGKSTLMKVLSGVYPHGSYDGEITFEGEACRFSGIRDSEERGIVIIHQELALAQQLSIAENIFLGNEQATRGLIDWNRTNHAAAQLLQRVGLHENPVTPILDLGVGKQQLVEIAKALSKEVRLLILDEPTAALNDEDSAHLLGLLRGLRDEGITCVIISHKLNEVMAIADRVTILRDGRTISTMDLATDQVTEDKIISGMVGRDLDHRFPPHESNVGEEVLRIEDWTVHSPTQHGRVVVRNANLNLRRGEIVGLAGLMGAGRTELAMSVFGRSYGTGISGRIIKDGKEIQLRSVRDAIKHGIAYATEDRKRYGLNLIEDIKRNISAAALGKLAKRGWVDENEEFKVAGGFRQSMNIKAPSVLSITGKLSGGNQQKVVLSKWIFTNPDVLILDEPTRGIDVGAKYEIYTIINRLAEEGKAILVISSELPELLGICDRIYTLSAGRITGEVPRHEATQESLMTLMTKGTE from the coding sequence ATGAGCGACACGATCCTGCAGATGCAGGACATCACCAAGACGTTTCCCGGGGTCAAAGCGCTCCAGGACGTCAATCTTTCGGTACGCCGCGGCGAGATCCACGCGATCTGCGGCGAGAACGGCGCCGGCAAGTCGACGCTGATGAAGGTCCTGTCCGGGGTCTACCCGCACGGCTCCTACGACGGCGAGATCACCTTCGAGGGCGAGGCGTGCCGGTTCTCCGGCATCCGCGACAGCGAAGAACGCGGCATCGTCATCATCCACCAGGAACTGGCCCTGGCCCAGCAGCTCTCCATCGCCGAGAACATCTTCCTCGGCAACGAGCAGGCGACCCGTGGCCTGATCGACTGGAACCGCACCAACCACGCCGCCGCCCAGTTGCTGCAGCGGGTCGGCCTGCACGAGAACCCCGTCACCCCGATCCTCGACCTGGGTGTCGGCAAGCAGCAGCTGGTCGAGATCGCCAAGGCGTTGTCGAAGGAGGTACGGCTGCTCATCCTCGACGAGCCCACCGCGGCGCTCAACGACGAGGACTCGGCGCACCTGCTCGGTCTGCTGCGCGGCCTGCGTGACGAGGGCATCACCTGCGTGATCATCTCGCACAAGCTCAACGAGGTCATGGCGATCGCCGACCGCGTGACGATCCTGCGCGACGGCCGCACGATCTCCACCATGGACCTGGCGACCGACCAGGTCACCGAGGACAAGATCATCTCGGGCATGGTGGGCCGCGACCTCGACCACCGCTTCCCGCCCCACGAGTCGAACGTGGGCGAGGAGGTGCTCCGGATCGAGGACTGGACCGTGCACAGCCCCACCCAGCACGGCCGTGTTGTCGTCCGCAACGCCAACCTCAACCTGCGCCGCGGCGAGATCGTGGGTCTGGCCGGCCTGATGGGCGCGGGCCGCACCGAGCTGGCGATGAGCGTCTTCGGCCGCTCCTACGGCACCGGCATCTCCGGCCGCATCATCAAGGACGGCAAGGAGATCCAGCTCCGTTCCGTCCGCGACGCGATCAAGCACGGCATCGCGTACGCGACGGAGGACCGCAAGCGCTACGGCCTGAACCTCATCGAGGACATCAAGCGCAACATCTCCGCGGCTGCCCTGGGCAAGCTCGCGAAGCGTGGCTGGGTGGACGAGAACGAGGAGTTCAAGGTCGCCGGCGGTTTCCGCCAGAGCATGAACATCAAGGCGCCGAGCGTCCTGAGCATCACGGGCAAGCTCTCCGGCGGCAACCAGCAGAAGGTCGTCCTGTCCAAGTGGATCTTCACGAACCCGGACGTGCTGATCCTGGACGAGCCCACCCGTGGCATCGACGTCGGCGCCAAGTACGAGATCTACACGATCATCAACCGGCTCGCGGAAGAGGGTAAGGCCATCCTGGTCATCTCCTCCGAGCTGCCGGAACTGCTCGGGATCTGCGACCGCATCTACACGCTGTCGGCGGGCCGGATCACCGGCGAGGTGCCGCGGCACGAAGCCACCCAGGAAAGCCTGATGACGCTCATGACCAAGGGAACGGAGTAA
- the chvE gene encoding multiple monosaccharide ABC transporter substrate-binding protein translates to MKLIRLASVATAMTLTVAMAACGSTEKTVDQQASGAADAAGALIGVTMPTRSSERWIGDGDNLKKQLEAKGYKVDLQYAEDDIPTQVNQLDNQITRGAKLLIIASIDGTAITTQLQSAKENNIPVIAYDRLIRNSPNVDYYATFDNFKVGVQQATSLLVGLKLLKEDGSKGDGKGPFNIELFAGSPDDNNATFFFNGAMSVLKPYIDDKSLVVKSNQTDFKTVAILRWKPAVAQDRMENLLTSTYKGGAKVDGVLSPYDGLSIGILSALKSNGYGTAGQPYPVVTGQDAEVASVKSIIAGEQFATIYKDTRKLADTTVQMADSVLKGQKPTTNNDKDYDNGVKVVPAQLLDSVIVYKSNYQKELVDSGYYKESDLK, encoded by the coding sequence ATGAAGTTGATCCGGCTCGCGTCCGTGGCCACGGCCATGACGCTGACGGTGGCCATGGCCGCCTGCGGTTCCACCGAGAAGACCGTCGACCAGCAGGCCTCGGGTGCTGCGGACGCCGCCGGCGCGCTGATCGGCGTCACCATGCCGACCCGTTCCTCCGAGCGGTGGATCGGTGACGGTGACAACCTCAAGAAGCAGCTCGAGGCCAAGGGTTACAAGGTCGACCTCCAGTACGCCGAGGACGACATCCCGACCCAGGTGAACCAGCTCGACAACCAGATCACCCGGGGCGCCAAGCTGCTGATCATCGCGTCGATCGACGGCACGGCGATCACCACGCAGCTGCAGAGCGCCAAGGAGAACAACATCCCGGTCATCGCGTATGACCGCCTGATCCGCAACAGCCCGAACGTGGACTACTACGCCACCTTCGACAACTTCAAGGTCGGCGTGCAGCAGGCCACCTCGCTGCTGGTCGGCCTGAAGCTGCTCAAGGAGGACGGCTCCAAGGGTGACGGCAAGGGCCCGTTCAACATCGAGCTCTTCGCCGGTTCGCCCGACGACAACAACGCCACGTTCTTCTTCAACGGCGCGATGTCGGTCCTGAAGCCGTACATCGACGACAAGAGCCTGGTCGTCAAGAGCAACCAGACCGACTTCAAGACCGTCGCGATCCTGCGGTGGAAGCCGGCCGTCGCGCAGGACCGCATGGAGAACCTGCTGACCTCCACCTACAAGGGTGGCGCCAAGGTCGACGGCGTGCTGTCGCCCTACGACGGTCTCTCGATCGGCATCCTCTCGGCCCTGAAGAGCAACGGCTACGGCACCGCCGGCCAGCCGTACCCGGTCGTCACCGGCCAGGACGCCGAGGTCGCCTCGGTCAAGTCGATCATCGCCGGTGAGCAGTTCGCCACCATCTACAAGGACACCCGCAAGCTCGCGGACACCACCGTGCAGATGGCCGACTCGGTCCTCAAGGGCCAGAAGCCGACGACGAACAACGACAAGGACTACGACAACGGCGTCAAGGTCGTCCCGGCGCAGCTGCTCGACTCGGTCATCGTCTACAAGAGCAACTACCAGAAGGAGCTCGTCGACTCGGGCTACTACAAGGAGTCGGACCTGAAGTGA
- the araA gene encoding L-arabinose isomerase, whose protein sequence is MKPQIWFLTGSQHLYGPETLDQVASQSQQIQQLLTSSGGISAEIVSKPVLTDSSAIRTVMLEANADPSCLGVIAWMHTFSPAKMWITGLDALRKPLLHLHTQLNQTLPWASIDMDFMNLNQAAHGDREFGYIQTRIGVARKTIAGHASDPSVVTRIDGWARAAAGVQHLRGLRLARFGDNMRDVAVTEGDKVEAELKFGVSVNTYGVNDLVAVVDATPDSEVDALVAEYADVYRLDPQLARGGDRHESLRYAARIEAGLRTFLTDGGFGAFTTNFEDLGGLRQLPGLAVQRLMADGYGFGGEGDWKTSALLAAVKAMGTGTGRGTSFMEDYTYHFGPGEQKILGAHMLEVCPSIAADKPSCEIHPLGIGGREDPVRLVFDAAPGAGVTIGMADLGDRFRLVANVIEVTPPDEPLPKLPVARAVWKPAPSLATSAESWLTAGGPHHTVLTQAVGVEPLRDFATMLHTELLLIDENTTTHDFADRVRWNQAYYRQFAR, encoded by the coding sequence ATGAAGCCGCAGATCTGGTTCCTCACCGGCAGCCAGCACCTCTACGGGCCCGAGACCCTGGACCAGGTCGCGTCGCAGTCGCAGCAGATCCAGCAGCTCCTCACCTCCTCGGGCGGGATCTCGGCCGAGATCGTCAGCAAGCCGGTGCTCACCGACAGCTCCGCCATCCGTACGGTCATGCTCGAGGCCAACGCCGACCCGTCCTGCCTGGGTGTGATCGCGTGGATGCACACGTTCTCGCCGGCCAAGATGTGGATCACCGGGCTGGACGCTCTGCGCAAGCCGCTGCTGCACCTGCACACCCAGCTCAACCAGACCCTGCCGTGGGCGTCCATCGACATGGACTTCATGAACCTCAACCAGGCCGCGCACGGCGACCGGGAGTTCGGCTACATCCAGACCCGCATCGGGGTGGCCCGCAAGACCATCGCCGGGCACGCCTCGGATCCGAGCGTGGTCACGCGCATCGACGGCTGGGCGCGAGCCGCGGCCGGTGTGCAGCACCTGCGGGGCCTGCGGCTCGCGCGGTTCGGCGACAACATGCGCGACGTCGCCGTCACCGAGGGTGACAAGGTCGAGGCCGAGCTCAAGTTCGGCGTCTCGGTCAACACGTACGGCGTGAACGACCTGGTCGCCGTGGTCGACGCGACGCCGGACAGCGAGGTCGACGCACTGGTCGCGGAGTACGCCGACGTCTACCGGCTGGACCCGCAACTGGCCCGCGGCGGTGACCGCCACGAGTCGCTGCGGTACGCGGCACGGATCGAGGCCGGTCTGCGGACGTTCCTGACCGACGGCGGTTTCGGCGCGTTCACCACGAACTTCGAGGACCTCGGCGGCCTGCGCCAGCTGCCCGGGCTGGCCGTGCAGCGGCTCATGGCCGACGGCTACGGCTTCGGCGGCGAGGGCGACTGGAAGACGTCCGCGCTGCTCGCGGCGGTCAAGGCCATGGGTACGGGCACCGGCCGCGGCACCTCGTTCATGGAGGACTACACGTACCACTTCGGTCCGGGCGAGCAGAAGATCCTGGGCGCGCACATGCTCGAGGTCTGTCCCAGCATCGCCGCGGACAAGCCGTCCTGCGAGATCCACCCGCTCGGCATCGGCGGGCGCGAGGACCCCGTACGCCTGGTCTTCGACGCCGCACCCGGGGCGGGCGTGACGATCGGGATGGCCGACCTCGGCGACCGGTTCCGCCTGGTCGCCAACGTCATCGAGGTGACGCCGCCGGACGAGCCGCTGCCGAAGCTGCCCGTCGCCCGCGCGGTGTGGAAACCGGCGCCGTCGCTGGCCACGTCGGCCGAGTCCTGGCTGACCGCCGGCGGCCCGCACCACACGGTGCTGACCCAGGCCGTCGGGGTGGAGCCGCTGCGCGACTTCGCCACGATGCTGCACACGGAACTGCTGCTCATCGACGAGAACACGACCACGCACGACTTCGCGGACCGCGTCCGCTGGAACCAGGCTTATTACCGTCAGTTCGCAAGGTAG
- a CDS encoding L-ribulose-5-phosphate 4-epimerase — protein sequence MTDAIKQIRQQVADLHAELPRNELVVWTAGNVSARVPGADLLVIKPSGVRYDEITADNMVVTDLEGTLVDGELSPSSDTAAHAYVYKHMPHVGGVVHTHSTYATAWSARGEAIPCVLTMIADEFGGEIPVGPFALIGDDSIGRGIVETLQGHRSPAVLMRNHGVFTIGASAKAAVKAAVLCEDVARTVHISRQLGEPVRIAQADVDALYDRYQHAYGQESTR from the coding sequence ATCACCGACGCGATCAAGCAGATCCGGCAGCAGGTCGCCGACCTGCACGCCGAACTGCCCCGCAACGAGCTCGTGGTGTGGACCGCGGGCAACGTCTCCGCCCGGGTGCCCGGCGCCGACCTGCTGGTCATCAAGCCGTCCGGTGTCCGCTACGACGAGATCACCGCCGACAACATGGTCGTCACCGACCTGGAGGGCACCCTCGTCGACGGCGAGCTCAGCCCGTCCTCGGACACCGCGGCCCACGCGTACGTGTACAAGCACATGCCGCACGTCGGGGGAGTGGTGCACACGCACTCGACGTACGCGACCGCCTGGTCCGCCCGCGGTGAGGCGATCCCGTGCGTGCTGACGATGATCGCCGACGAGTTCGGCGGTGAGATCCCGGTCGGGCCGTTCGCGCTGATCGGCGACGACTCGATCGGCCGGGGCATCGTCGAGACCCTGCAGGGGCACCGCTCGCCGGCCGTGCTGATGCGCAACCACGGCGTCTTCACCATCGGGGCCAGCGCGAAGGCCGCCGTGAAGGCCGCCGTCCTGTGCGAGGACGTGGCCCGCACCGTGCACATCTCCCGGCAGCTCGGCGAGCCCGTCCGCATCGCGCAGGCCGACGTCGACGCCCTCTACGACCGCTACCAGCACGCCTACGGACAGGAGTCCACCCGATGA
- the araB gene encoding ribulokinase, which produces MPDVPSESYVIGVDFGTLSGRAVVVRVADGAELGSAVHEYPHAVLTDALPDGTPLGHDWALQVPGDYVEVLREAVPAAVRAAGVDPSLVVGIGTDFTACTMVPALADGTPLSEVEGLANRPHAYVKLWRHHAAQPHADRINQLAAERGEAWLPRYGGLISSEWEFAKALQLLEEDPELYERMDRWVEAADWIIWQLTGTYVRNACTAGYKGIRQDGHYPSPEFLAALNPAFATFVADKLDQPIGELGSAAGTLSAEAAAWTGLPEGIAVAVGNVDAHVTSAAAQALEPGQMVAIMGTSTCHVMNGAEVVEVPGMCGVVNGGIVAGLFGYEAGQSGVGDIFAHYLRYLAPEFTHEHLTELASRQRPGEHGLIALDWHSGNRSVLVDHELSGLLIGETLATRPEDVYRALIEATAFGTRTIVETFTAAGVPVSEFVAAGGLVKNSLLMQIYADVLRMPLSVIGSDQGPALGSAIHAAAAAGAYPDVRTAAAAMGRKETAVYKPDPEAAAVYDELFAEYTKLHDYFGRGGNKVMRTLRSIQRRVVAA; this is translated from the coding sequence ATGCCCGACGTTCCGTCCGAGTCCTACGTGATCGGCGTCGACTTCGGCACGCTTTCCGGGCGGGCCGTCGTCGTCCGCGTCGCCGACGGCGCCGAGCTCGGTTCGGCCGTCCACGAGTACCCGCACGCGGTCCTCACCGACGCGCTGCCCGACGGCACCCCGCTCGGTCACGACTGGGCGCTGCAGGTGCCCGGCGACTACGTCGAGGTGCTGCGTGAGGCCGTGCCCGCCGCGGTGCGCGCCGCCGGCGTCGACCCGTCGCTCGTGGTCGGCATCGGCACCGACTTCACCGCCTGCACGATGGTCCCGGCGCTCGCCGACGGCACCCCGCTGAGCGAGGTCGAGGGTCTGGCGAACCGCCCCCACGCGTACGTGAAGCTCTGGCGTCACCACGCCGCCCAGCCGCACGCCGACCGGATCAACCAGCTCGCCGCCGAGCGCGGGGAAGCGTGGCTGCCCCGGTACGGCGGACTGATCTCCTCGGAGTGGGAGTTCGCCAAGGCGCTGCAGCTGCTGGAGGAGGACCCGGAGCTCTACGAGCGGATGGACCGCTGGGTCGAGGCCGCCGACTGGATCATCTGGCAGCTCACCGGCACCTACGTCCGCAACGCCTGCACCGCCGGGTACAAGGGGATCCGCCAGGACGGCCACTACCCGTCACCGGAGTTCCTGGCCGCGCTCAACCCGGCGTTCGCGACCTTCGTGGCCGACAAGCTGGACCAGCCCATCGGGGAGCTCGGCTCGGCCGCGGGCACGCTGAGCGCCGAGGCCGCGGCCTGGACGGGCCTGCCCGAGGGCATCGCGGTCGCGGTGGGCAACGTCGACGCGCACGTCACCTCCGCCGCCGCCCAGGCACTCGAGCCGGGTCAGATGGTCGCCATCATGGGCACCTCGACCTGCCACGTGATGAACGGCGCCGAGGTCGTCGAGGTCCCCGGCATGTGCGGGGTCGTCAACGGCGGCATCGTCGCCGGACTGTTCGGTTACGAGGCCGGGCAGAGCGGGGTCGGCGACATCTTCGCCCACTACCTGCGTTACCTCGCGCCGGAGTTCACCCACGAGCACCTCACCGAGCTGGCGTCCCGGCAGCGGCCGGGCGAGCACGGGCTGATCGCGCTCGACTGGCACAGCGGCAACCGCTCGGTGCTGGTCGACCACGAGCTGTCCGGCCTGCTGATCGGCGAGACCCTGGCGACGCGGCCCGAGGACGTCTACCGGGCGCTGATCGAGGCGACCGCGTTCGGCACCCGCACCATCGTCGAGACCTTCACCGCCGCCGGCGTGCCGGTCAGCGAGTTCGTCGCCGCCGGTGGACTGGTCAAGAACAGCCTGCTCATGCAGATCTACGCGGACGTGCTGCGGATGCCGCTGTCGGTGATCGGCTCCGACCAGGGGCCCGCGCTCGGCTCGGCCATCCACGCGGCGGCCGCTGCCGGGGCGTACCCGGATGTCCGGACGGCCGCGGCAGCCATGGGCCGCAAGGAGACCGCGGTCTACAAGCCCGATCCCGAGGCCGCGGCGGTCTACGACGAGCTCTTCGCGGAGTACACGAAGCTGCACGACTACTTCGGCCGCGGCGGTAACAAGGTCATGCGCACGCTCCGCAGCATCCAGCGCCGGGTGGTGGCCGCGTGA